The genomic window GGAGGGCAGGATGTTCGGGCTGGAGACCCCGCTGATGACGGCGCTGCAGCACCTGCTGGACGTCCCGGACGGCGAGGCCGGCGGGCCCGGCAACGCCGGCGGCGAGAAGCAGGGCCCGACGCGCGCCTACGTCCGGGACGCGCGCGCCATGGCGGCCACCCCGGCCGACGTGAAGGAGCTGCCGGGCGCGTACGCGTTCGTGGTGGACATGCCGGGGCTCGGGTCCGGCGACATCCAAGTGCAGGTGGAGGATGAGCGGGTGCTGGTGATCAGCGGCGAGCGCCggagggaggagaaggaggacgCCAAGTACCTGCGGATGGAGCGCCGCATGGGCAAGCTGATGCGCAAGTTCGTGCTCCCCGAGAACGCCGACATGGAGAAGATCTCCGCCGTGTGCCGCGACGGCGTGCTCACCGTCTCCGTCGAGAagctgccgccgccggagcccaagaagcccaagaccaTCCAGGTCCAGGTCGCCTGAGATGCATCGTGTGCGCGTCGAATCGAAGCAGAGTGTGAGTGAGTAGCGAGTTTCCTGCGATGAGCGATGGTCTGTCTGTCTCTTTGGTTTCGTCTGCTAGAGGGTGTGTGCCGTGTCACTGGTGATGGTTCGATGTTTCGTTAATGGAAATGGGGATGTTCTCCGGCTTCGCCTGAATAAAACATGCGAATCTCTTGGCCACATTTTCTATTGAAAAAACAAGATGTTCGTTTAAGTTCCAAGAGGGCCGTGTTCTGAGAATTCAGGAAACTGCGTTTGTAACTTAACGGAAAATTGAATAAGACTAGAACATGAGGAATAGCAAAATTAGGTGGAAAACGAACCTAGTTCTGAAGTGCTTTTTTCACCAGGGAGAAAATCCTGGATGTCTTCCATTTTCATCTTCGAGAAATGTCTGGCTTTTGGGAAGATAGAAAAAGGAATTTCCAGTTAGAATTGAGAATCCAGAAATGTTATTCTGCTCTAATTTGCTTGAATGAAATATGTGAGAATCTCTTGGCTGGCATGTCCCTAATTTGTGACTATTTGTGACTGAGAATCTCTTGACTGAGAACCACCGGCGCCACTGTCGTGAGGCAGGCCGTTGCCCCTGCGCCCAATTCTGTCGTGGGAGAGAAGAGGGCCACAACACTCCGCACCGGCTACCGCAACCCCTGCCACTGCCGCCACACACGACGCAACTCCTGCCAACGAAGGGAGGAGATCCCCTACCACCACCGTGGAGTAGGTCGGCGGCAGCGACGGATGGAGGAGACGTGGTGACAGCGTTACGGTTGGCCCTTCACCTCGCCTGGGGAGCAACGCAATGGTATGATCcgttttttctcgaatacgcacgagatCATTACAAAAGGAGGAGAGAGACTCCCAAGACATCTACTTGGTTTACAATATACtacctccgtccgaaaatatttaggacaaaaagagatgtatctagaactaaaatacatttagatacatccccttttattcatttggatgacaaatatttccggacgggGGGAGTACGAACTCCGTCCGAAAATATttatcatcaaaatggacaaaaagagatgtatctaaaactaaaatacatctagatacatccctttttattcatttggatgacaaatatttccggacgggCGAGTACGAGATATGCTCCCTACTCCACCGTTACATTATATTGGATTACTCGCGACCTGTCCACCCGGTACATAACTCCTCGAATCCTTTGTTTTCATTCTTGAACATGCCGGCTTTGGCTCAGAGCttcccttcttctcgaagccgttCCTCCTTGACAGAGATAGTGGCGGCCCATTGAAGACGATATCGTTGCGATGTTTCCAAATTGTGCACATGACAAGGAGGCACTTAGCTCGTGTGGATTTCCGGTGTCTCGGATCCTAATCCTGCCTTAGGCACCAAGCACTCAACGATTCATCTTGAAGCGGCTCCAACTCTTGCTGTCCTGACATCATCCCCATCTCATGCCAGACTTGTCTCGTAAAAACACAGCCTAGCAGCAGGTGTTGTATTGATTCCTCATGTTGGTCACAGAAGGGACATGTGTCCTGATGCGGTAGACCTCGTCTGGCCAAACGGTCCGAAGTCCAACATCTATTTTGGATCGCGAGCCAAAGGAAAAACTGACATTGAAGGGGCGCTTTTGACTTCCAGGTGAACGCGGCCGTTGGTGACACCTCTAGGCCCATGAACTTGGTCGCGTAGGCAAACAGGGTTGAGAAGCTTCCCTCCTGCTCCCATGCTCATATAGTTCTGTCATCCTCCCCTTTCACTAGTTGCGTGTCATTGATCTTGTGCCACAATGCCAAGAACTGTGTCAGCTCCGTGGCTGATAGATTTGGCCCGATGTCTCTTGCTCACTCCCTATCGGTGAGCGCATCAGCGACTGTCCGCGAGTCTCGCGTATGTCTCTGAATGCGGATGTAGATGTTTGGAGCCAACTCGCCTACCCGGTATCCCTCAAGCCACCTATCTTCCCAGAAAAGTGCACTTCGGCCATTGCCCACAATTGTCCTGAGGATGCAAGGTATAGAGCACGGGATGCAGCTGGGACGTCTATTTTGAATTCTGCCCAGGGCCTATCTTTGTCCGTTTTTTGTAACCATGGCCACCTTGCTTGTAGAGCCTTGTTCAACCATCTCAGATTAGGGATTCCTAAGCCACCTTCCCATTTGGGCCTGTACATTCTCCCGTGCCACGGCACAGTGCCCACCTGTTGCTTCCTTCTTGCCACACCAAAGGAACCCACGGCATATCTTGATAAGCGTCGTGATGGTTTATTGGTTTTCACCGGTAGATTCATAGCAAGGATGGAGTGTATTGGTATTGCACAGAGGACCGACAAGATCAACATTAGGCGACCACTCTTTGAAAGCATTGCTGCCTTCCAATGTGGCAGACAGTCCGCGAGCTTGTCCACTAGGCTTTGAAGTTGCGCTGCGGACTGCTTGCGTAGAGTGAGCGGCAGCCCAGATATGTGCATGAGAATGAGGCACTCGAGCATCCGAGACCTAGTGACATCTCATCTTGGGAGCAGCGGATAGGTATGGCGGCGCTCTTGCTCATGTTGACAATCAGCCCTGAGGCATGCCCGAACAAGTCCAAGATGGCTCCACAAGTGCGAGTCTCCAGTTCGGTTGGTTTGAAGAAAACCATGATGTCATCAGCAAATAAGGATACCCGTTGTTGCAATCCCGTTCTGGTGAGAGGAGTGAGCGTCCCTTGTTCCAAGCAATATTGAAAGAGCCAGCGTACGGGCTCCATGTAGAGGATGGACATCATGGGTGAAAGTGGAGCCCCTTGAGGCAGCCCTTTACATGGCATGATCGGCTTGCCAGGTGCACTATTTATCATTACTCTCGTCGACGAGGTGGAAAGGAGGCCACACATCCATGCTCGCCACCGGCTCCCGAATCCAAATCTTCCGAGCACCTCTAGCAGAAAAGGCCATTTTACCGTATCAAACGCCTTGGTAATATCAAGCTTGAGCATGATTGATGGTTGCCGGAGTGCGTGAAGCCGCCTCGCTGTGCACTGCACAAACTTAAAGTTGTCATGCAATGATCTTCCATGTACAAACGCTCTTCGGTGTTGTCCGACAAGTCTTGGCAGATCCTCCGCAAGCCTCAAGGCGAGGGATTTATCAAAAATCTTGATGGCGCTATGCACTAAGCTCACGGGCCTGAAATCTTTGATGTCCACCGCCCATTCACGTTTTGGTAGTAACGATATCGGCGCCTTATTGATCACCGCTAGCCCACGCATGTCACCTCGGTGGAAATTGGTCGAGTGCCCGCATGAGGTCCATTTTTATGATCTGCCAGCAGGAGGCGTAGAAGCGCCCGGCAAAGCCGCCCGGGCATGGTGCCTTGTCGAGCGGCATGGCCTTGATGGTTTTCTCTACCTCCTCCATAGTGATCTGAGCTTCGAGATGGGATAGGTCATACGAGGGCAGGTCTAGAAGATCAAGGTTGATGGAGGCTGCTCTTGCTGTTGAATCACCCAACAAAGCATCATAGTACGTATCCACCGTAGCAGAAATATCATCCTGACCAGTTATGATCTCGCCCTGGTGCTGCAGGCTCAAAATGGCATTCTTCCGCTGCCTATAGCTTGCATGCTTGTGGAAGAAGCCCGTGTTCGCATCCCCCTCCTTCAAGAAGAGAAGCCGAGACCACTGACGAGCGATGGTTCACTCGAGAGAGCATAAGCCGAGAAGTTTCTTCTTCAACACTTTCCGCAGGCCATGCTCCAGGGCCGTGAGTGCAC from Triticum aestivum cultivar Chinese Spring chromosome 3B, IWGSC CS RefSeq v2.1, whole genome shotgun sequence includes these protein-coding regions:
- the LOC123065009 gene encoding 17.5 kDa class II heat shock protein — its product is MEGRMFGLETPLMTALQHLLDVPDGEAGGPGNAGGEKQGPTRAYVRDARAMAATPADVKELPGAYAFVVDMPGLGSGDIQVQVEDERVLVISGERRREEKEDAKYLRMERRMGKLMRKFVLPENADMEKISAVCRDGVLTVSVEKLPPPEPKKPKTIQVQVA